The following coding sequences are from one Dermacentor andersoni chromosome 5, qqDerAnde1_hic_scaffold, whole genome shotgun sequence window:
- the LOC126520260 gene encoding uncharacterized protein, producing the protein MNMKVLLALTAVLIVAAAERAGYNAGAYNPALYNTGAYAGDYYNRGYYARQGYPDQYYGRDGYYGAYAGGRYTAPYRSAYGYAPGYTPSYAAGSIRPYSGAYGGYSGYRGYGAYGSHAGYTGYPGYADGRYGRYRYGGAYNPYGSYRGGLLDDRYNQYMQQRGYNTAPYSGAYGPYEQRTSQGYSYGYTSPNSQVYSAAGYRA; encoded by the exons ATGAACATGAAG GTTCTCTTGGCTCTGACAGCCGTACTGATTGTGGCGGCAGCCGAACGCGCAGGCTACAATGCCGGCGCATACAACCCGGCTCTTTACAACACCGGAGCTTATGCGGGCGACTACTACAACCGAGGCTACTACGCTCGCCAAGGCTATCCCGATCAGTACTATGGCAGGGACGGCTACTATGGTGCCTACGCTGGCGGACGCTACACTGCCCCGTACCGATCAGCGTACGGATACGCTCCGGGATACACACCAAGCTATGCGGCCGGCTCCATCAGGCCATACAGCGGCGCCTACGGCGGCTACTCTGGCTACAGGGGCTACGGAGCATACGGCTCACATGCAGGATACACAGGTTACCCAGGTTATGCCGACGGTCGTTACGGGCGTTATCGTTACGGAGGTGCCTACAACCCGTACGGCTCCTACAGAGGTGGCCTCTTGGACGACCGTTACAACCAATACATGCAACAGCGAGGCTACAACACGGCGCCTTACAGTGGAGCCTACGGCCCCTACGAACAGCGCACGTCGCAGGGATACAGCTACGGCTACACTTCGCCTAACAGCCAGGTCTACAGTGCCGCGGGATACCGTGCTTAG